In one Nicotiana tomentosiformis chromosome 6, ASM39032v3, whole genome shotgun sequence genomic region, the following are encoded:
- the LOC104087927 gene encoding small ribosomal subunit protein uS3y-like: MDTPVTQISKKRKFVADGVFFAELNEVLTRELAEDGYSGVEVRVTPVRTEIIIRATRTQNVLGEKGRRIRELTSVVQKRFKFKENSVELYAEKVNNRGLCAVAQAESLRYKLLGGLAVRRACYGVLRFIMESGAKGCEVIVSGKLRAQRAKSMKFKDGYMISSGQPVKEYIDSAVRHILMRQGVLGIKVKIMLDWDPKGKQGPTTPLPDLVTIHSPKEEEDYIRTSVVVPDVVPTMLPTDIPIPVPVM; this comes from the exons ATGGATACTCCGGTTACTCAGATTAGCAAAAAACGAAAG TTTGTTGCAGATGGTGTCTTCTTTGCGGAGCTTAACGAAGTGTTGACACGTGAGTTGGCTGAGGATGGATATTCTGGAGTTGAGGTTAGAGTCACTCCTGTGAGGACTGAGATCATCATCAGAGCCACTCGTACTCAGAACGTTTTAG GTGAGAAGGGAAGGAGGATTCGGGAATTGACATCAGTTGTCCAGAAGCGATTCAAGTTTAAAGAGAACTCTGTGGAGCTATATGCAGAGAAGGTTAACAACAGAGGGCTTTGTGCCGTTGCTCAGGCCGAATCTCTTCGTTACAAGCTCCTTGGTGGTCTCGCTGTTAGGAG GGCATGCTATGGTGTTCTGAGATTTATAATGGAGAGTGGAGCCAAGGGATGCGAG GTGATCGTTAGTGGAAAGCTAAGGGCTCAGCGTGCTAAATCTATGAAGTTCAAAGACGGTTATATGATTTCTTCCGGTCAGCCAGTCAAGGAGTATATTGACTCTGCTGTAAGACATATTCTCATGAGACAG GGTGTACTTGGCATCAAGGTTAAGATCATGCTTGATTGGGATCCAAAAGGAAAGCAAGGTCCAACAACTCCTCTTCCAGATCTTGTCACAATACATTCACCCAAGGAGGAAGAAGATTACATCAGAACGTCGGTTGTGGTGCCAGACGTAGTGCCAACAATGTTGCCAACTGATATTCCTATCCCAGTCCCAGTTATGTAG